In one window of Synechococcus sp. M16CYN DNA:
- the glyQ gene encoding glycine--tRNA ligase subunit alpha — MYFQDIISTLNEFWASQGCLLLQPYDIEKGAGTMNPHTVLNTIGPEPWAVAYTEPCRRPTDGRYGDNPNRAQHYFQYQVLIKPSPNSIQETYLASLETLGVKLVDHDIRFVEDNWESPTLGAWGVGWEVWLDGMEITQFTYFQQCGGLDCKPVSIEITYGLERLAMYLQDIENIWDLRWNASHTYGDIWLPFERGQCYYNFEASNPERLKRLFSIYEAEAADLIEQLLPAPALDFVLKCSHVFNLLEARGLISVTERTATISRIRNLARGVAETWLAEREALGFPLLLSG, encoded by the coding sequence GTGTATTTTCAAGACATTATCAGCACGTTAAACGAATTCTGGGCTAGCCAAGGCTGTCTCTTGCTTCAGCCTTACGACATTGAGAAAGGGGCTGGCACCATGAATCCTCATACTGTACTAAACACAATTGGTCCTGAACCCTGGGCTGTGGCTTACACCGAGCCCTGTCGCCGCCCCACAGACGGACGTTATGGAGATAATCCGAACCGAGCACAGCATTACTTTCAGTATCAAGTTCTGATCAAACCGTCTCCAAATTCAATTCAGGAGACCTATCTCGCTTCCCTTGAGACATTAGGGGTTAAATTAGTCGATCACGATATTCGTTTTGTTGAGGACAACTGGGAGTCGCCCACTCTCGGGGCTTGGGGTGTCGGATGGGAGGTGTGGCTAGATGGTATGGAAATTACCCAGTTCACCTATTTCCAGCAGTGCGGCGGTCTGGATTGCAAGCCGGTGTCAATTGAAATTACCTATGGTCTTGAGCGACTAGCTATGTACCTTCAAGATATAGAAAATATATGGGATCTGCGCTGGAACGCAAGCCATACATATGGTGATATTTGGTTGCCTTTTGAGAGAGGCCAATGTTATTACAATTTTGAAGCTTCTAATCCAGAGCGGCTCAAACGGTTATTCTCCATTTACGAAGCTGAGGCAGCAGATCTTATAGAACAGTTGTTGCCGGCACCAGCTCTTGATTTCGTACTCAAGTGTAGCCATGTGTTTAATCTATTAGAAGCGCGTGGTTTGATTTCAGTTACAGAACGCACCGCCACAATCAGCCGGATTCGCAACTTGGCACGGGGGGTAGCAGAAACATGGCTGGCTGAACGAGAGGCTTTGGGATTTCCGCTTCTTCTGAGTGGTTGA
- a CDS encoding HEAT repeat domain-containing protein, whose product MSEENALSLIMAKTSDIQRPSDRYFAATRLGLSSSEETLDALLKATSKLRTDELYDRITRRKSIESLGRRKDKRAIPILINILKCVDTEAVINAIYALIRIGWDPDLKEQNLLLSILNGVSTKTRAVIQAHTRLEIKNSKAESSIQSLCNDEQVLVSGAARAYQARVFKRNYLLDPLIDQLSNIIAGKRRSAVIDLGDARDCNRLAALIQAPVSMSLRANSCFQIVENQSLVQSNDLALYLETLLTDNPKRLNIRKEWQCGLDVNEIERRLSHQDEAIQYGAALSLMSLDLESCLNVVDSMQERLWSDYVTNYYLTCIIGLRGLSEKSYLIKSALHETTPQYTKSRVAAAWACLKLELYDQLEIIYELSNSAYWKPLRWTCQQVFTRLVDKQRTLIKT is encoded by the coding sequence ATGAGTGAAGAGAACGCATTGTCATTGATAATGGCTAAAACATCAGACATTCAAAGGCCATCAGACCGTTACTTTGCAGCGACACGTCTTGGCTTAAGTAGTAGTGAAGAGACATTAGATGCTTTATTAAAAGCTACTAGTAAATTAAGAACAGATGAATTATACGATCGAATAACACGACGAAAATCAATTGAATCGTTAGGAAGAAGAAAGGATAAACGAGCCATACCAATTTTAATTAATATTTTAAAATGCGTAGATACTGAAGCTGTAATTAATGCTATTTATGCTTTAATACGTATTGGTTGGGATCCAGACTTGAAGGAACAAAATTTACTGTTATCAATATTAAATGGAGTGAGTACAAAGACTCGAGCAGTTATTCAAGCTCATACAAGACTAGAGATTAAAAATTCAAAAGCTGAATCTAGTATCCAATCGCTTTGTAATGATGAGCAAGTTTTAGTATCAGGTGCAGCAAGAGCTTATCAAGCAAGAGTATTTAAGAGAAATTATTTGCTGGATCCGCTTATAGATCAATTATCAAATATTATTGCAGGTAAAAGACGCTCCGCTGTAATAGATTTAGGCGATGCTAGAGACTGTAACAGGCTTGCTGCCTTAATACAAGCACCAGTATCTATGTCGCTTAGAGCAAATAGTTGTTTTCAAATAGTTGAAAATCAAAGTTTGGTTCAATCTAATGACTTGGCTTTGTATCTTGAAACTCTTTTAACTGATAATCCGAAACGTTTGAATATCAGAAAAGAATGGCAATGTGGGCTTGATGTAAATGAGATAGAACGACGCTTGAGCCATCAAGATGAAGCTATTCAATATGGGGCAGCTCTGAGCCTTATGTCTCTTGATTTGGAAAGTTGCTTAAATGTGGTTGATAGCATGCAAGAAAGACTCTGGTCAGACTATGTCACAAATTATTACTTAACATGCATCATCGGCTTGAGAGGATTATCTGAAAAAAGTTATCTAATAAAGTCAGCTCTTCATGAAACTACTCCTCAGTATACAAAGTCAAGAGTTGCTGCTGCTTGGGCATGCTTAAAACTAGAGCTTTATGACCAATTAGAAATTATCTACGAGTTGTCAAACTCTGCATACTGGAAACCCCTTCGTTGGACTTGTCAACAAGTTTTTACTCGCTTGGTTGACAAGCAAAGAACCCTTATAAAGACATAA
- the ubiE gene encoding bifunctional demethylmenaquinone methyltransferase/2-methoxy-6-polyprenyl-1,4-benzoquinol methylase UbiE encodes MKSGNSAAIKKLFNTIAPSYDRLNDVLSLGLHRQWKRQVVRSLKPVPGEIWLDLCCGTGDIALELSRHVRPKGRVIGLDTAAVPLKLARERQRRQPWLPVTFNQGDALATKLPSRSVDGIVMAYGLRNLTDPAMGLREMHRLLKPSGRAGVLDLNRLISSTAAAIFQRFYFRQLVVPVAAAIGLGDEYAYLERSLQRFPVGTDQEAMANTAGFSKSQHRSMAGGQMGLLLLHA; translated from the coding sequence ATGAAATCAGGCAATTCAGCTGCTATTAAGAAACTTTTCAACACCATTGCTCCTAGTTATGACCGACTCAATGACGTTCTTAGTCTTGGCTTGCATCGCCAATGGAAGAGACAGGTAGTGCGGTCTTTGAAGCCTGTCCCTGGAGAAATCTGGCTTGATCTCTGCTGTGGCACGGGTGATATAGCCCTAGAACTTTCGCGTCATGTTCGCCCTAAGGGCAGGGTGATTGGTCTTGATACTGCTGCGGTTCCCCTAAAGTTGGCCCGAGAGCGACAGCGACGGCAGCCTTGGTTACCCGTGACTTTTAATCAGGGGGATGCTTTGGCAACAAAACTGCCGTCAAGGAGTGTAGACGGAATCGTAATGGCTTACGGTCTCCGAAACCTGACTGATCCTGCGATGGGTCTGCGGGAAATGCACCGTTTACTGAAACCAAGTGGTCGTGCAGGAGTGCTAGATCTCAACCGCTTGATCTCCAGTACAGCTGCGGCCATATTTCAGCGCTTCTACTTTCGTCAGTTGGTAGTTCCTGTCGCTGCCGCTATAGGTTTAGGCGATGAATATGCTTATTTGGAACGCAGTCTTCAGCGCTTTCCCGTAGGAACTGATCAAGAAGCAATGGCGAATACAGCAGGTTTCTCAAAGTCTCAGCATCGATCTATGGCCGGAGGACAGATGGGCTTATTGTTATTGCATGCATAA
- the hisF gene encoding imidazole glycerol phosphate synthase subunit HisF, giving the protein MVASRLIPCLDVVGGRVVKGVNFAGLRDAGDPVALAYHYSRAGADELVFLDIAASHEGRTTLVDLVRRTADSVTIPFTVGGGINSVEGITELLHAGADKVSLNSSAVHRPELVREGARHFGRQCIVVAIDARRRRLSGGWDVYVQGGRKNTGLDVLFWARRVADLGAGEILLTSMDGDGTQAGYDLELTRAVASTVSIPVIASGGAGCLDHIAMVLQTGPKGGHASAALLASLLHDGILTVEQIKTNLLARGLKIRP; this is encoded by the coding sequence ATGGTTGCCTCACGTCTGATTCCTTGCCTGGATGTTGTTGGTGGACGAGTAGTGAAAGGTGTCAACTTCGCTGGACTTCGTGATGCTGGGGATCCGGTGGCACTTGCCTATCATTACAGCCGCGCTGGCGCCGATGAACTGGTCTTTCTCGACATCGCAGCCAGCCATGAAGGAAGAACCACCCTGGTGGATCTGGTACGACGCACGGCTGATTCGGTGACGATCCCATTCACCGTAGGCGGTGGAATCAATTCCGTGGAAGGCATTACCGAGTTACTGCACGCCGGCGCTGACAAGGTCAGCCTGAATTCTTCAGCGGTGCATCGGCCCGAGCTTGTTAGGGAAGGTGCTCGACACTTCGGCCGCCAGTGCATCGTCGTTGCAATCGACGCCCGGCGGCGGCGTCTCTCCGGCGGCTGGGATGTTTACGTTCAAGGTGGCCGTAAAAACACCGGTCTTGACGTTCTGTTCTGGGCTAGACGCGTGGCCGACCTTGGTGCAGGCGAGATCCTGTTGACCTCCATGGATGGAGACGGAACACAGGCCGGGTATGACTTGGAGCTGACGCGTGCCGTGGCTTCTACTGTATCAATACCCGTGATCGCCTCTGGGGGTGCTGGTTGTCTTGATCATATTGCGATGGTGTTGCAAACCGGACCTAAGGGTGGACATGCTTCAGCAGCATTATTGGCATCCTTGTTGCACGACGGCATTCTCACCGTGGAGCAGATTAAAACAAACCTGTTAGCTCGTGGTTTAAAGATTCGGCCATGA
- a CDS encoding DUF2862 domain-containing protein: protein MSQTISITIGSKIRVSRVRDRIPKSLVDLLKKDPSGTVEEFRTVDGKGIGVVVKLNDGSTSWFFEDEITAA from the coding sequence ATGTCCCAGACCATCTCGATTACCATCGGATCTAAGATCAGGGTTTCTCGCGTCCGAGACCGCATTCCCAAAAGCCTGGTGGACCTTTTAAAAAAAGATCCCAGCGGAACGGTAGAGGAATTCCGTACAGTGGACGGTAAAGGAATCGGTGTCGTGGTGAAGCTTAATGATGGTTCCACTAGCTGGTTCTTCGAAGATGAGATCACAGCCGCTTGA
- the chlG gene encoding chlorophyll synthase ChlG: MSDVRQLLGMKGASGTTTSIWKLRLQLMKPVTWIPLTWGVICGAAASGGYHWKLDHVLAAFVCMLMSGPLLAGFTQTINDFYDREIDAINEPYRPIPSGAIPLGQVKLQIWALLSTGLGVAYGLDIWAQHTIPVLFFLALGGSFLSFIYSAPPLKLKQNGWLGNYALGASYIALPWWAGQALFGYLTWSTALLTLIYSMAGLGIAVVNDFKSIEGDRALGLQSLPVLFGIKRASLISAGMIDLFQLAMVAVLIAIGQNFAAVLLVLLIVPQITFQDIWLLTDPIKFDVKYQASAQPFLVLGMLVTSLAVGHSSLTHVM, translated from the coding sequence GTGAGCGATGTACGCCAGCTGTTGGGTATGAAAGGTGCCTCGGGCACCACCACTAGCATCTGGAAGCTGCGGCTGCAGCTAATGAAGCCCGTTACTTGGATTCCCTTAACCTGGGGTGTTATCTGTGGTGCAGCTGCAAGCGGGGGATACCACTGGAAACTAGACCATGTGTTGGCCGCATTCGTTTGTATGCTGATGAGTGGTCCACTATTGGCTGGATTCACCCAAACCATTAACGATTTTTACGATCGCGAAATTGATGCCATTAACGAGCCATATCGACCTATTCCATCTGGAGCAATTCCCCTCGGCCAGGTGAAGCTACAGATTTGGGCGTTGCTGTCGACTGGTCTAGGTGTTGCTTATGGTCTTGACATATGGGCGCAACACACGATCCCAGTGCTGTTTTTCCTCGCCCTCGGTGGCTCCTTTTTGAGCTTTATCTACTCGGCCCCTCCCCTAAAGCTAAAGCAAAATGGTTGGTTGGGCAACTATGCCCTCGGTGCTAGCTACATTGCCCTCCCATGGTGGGCTGGTCAGGCACTATTCGGTTATCTCACTTGGAGCACAGCCCTATTGACGCTGATCTACAGCATGGCGGGGCTCGGCATTGCCGTGGTGAATGACTTCAAAAGCATTGAAGGCGATCGAGCCCTAGGGCTTCAGTCCCTTCCAGTGTTGTTTGGCATCAAGCGAGCTAGTTTGATCAGTGCCGGAATGATCGATCTCTTCCAGCTTGCCATGGTTGCAGTTTTAATCGCCATTGGTCAAAACTTTGCAGCGGTGCTTCTGGTTCTTCTGATCGTACCCCAGATTACTTTTCAGGATATTTGGCTTTTGACAGATCCGATCAAATTCGACGTTAAGTACCAAGCCAGCGCACAACCCTTTTTGGTGCTTGGCATGTTGGTTACTTCTTTAGCAGTTGGTCATAGTTCCTTGACTCATGTGATGTGA
- a CDS encoding PBP1A family penicillin-binding protein — translation MNHTRLHWVFIAGTAAAVGIGTAFGTRAFTQLVDSKLPDARGIASFNRPGTITLLSSRGRVIQKLGPATRDKVRPGGMPLIVQQAFISAEDRRFFQHDGVDSWGIARAIVTNVRQGAIREGASTITQQLARIVFLSQDRTITRKLKEAALSLKLERQLSKQQILEQYLNHVYLGSGAYGVSDAAWIYFSKTPDQLTIPEAALIAGLPPAPSIYSPLVNPGLAIKQRALVLNRMVQSGWISRDAAKTASESPLALKPATPKYFNSAAPYFTTWVAKELPKLVTPEQLEVGGLKVRTSLILDWQFKARDVILENAPFDTEGVMVSIEPDTGLVRVMVGGRDFSKSQFNRATLALRSPGSTFKLFPYAAAIDLGLKPETIVVDAPRCWNGYCPRNFGKKYFGKISLADALKNSLNTVAVQLQDTVGFDAIIKTANQFDIGTNRPLGKYYPMAIGAYEQTVLDMAAAYAGVANRGMFIKPTPFEEIRGPEDHVLWSRRVDGFRGRRALDIDVADTMNWMFQRVVSGGTGIAAKLEDRQVAGKTGTSEGARDLWFIGSIPQLTTAVWFGHDNNRETKSNSGQAAWAWKQYMLQIEKEIPIQTFPPKPVLNRPWRVPGKEELKITENETVYAGRKHEDEPTDSSGVIELVPQAPSLGSPFPQLRPAPAPPLRESAQTLKRNWLKPKIQAR, via the coding sequence GTGAATCACACCCGCTTGCATTGGGTTTTCATCGCTGGAACAGCTGCTGCTGTCGGTATTGGCACCGCCTTTGGGACCCGCGCTTTCACACAGCTCGTAGATTCAAAACTGCCAGATGCACGAGGCATCGCCAGCTTCAACCGGCCAGGAACGATTACTCTTCTATCATCTAGGGGTAGAGTGATCCAGAAGCTGGGCCCCGCAACCCGGGATAAAGTTAGACCGGGCGGGATGCCCTTAATTGTTCAACAAGCATTTATCTCTGCAGAAGACCGGAGATTTTTTCAGCATGATGGTGTGGATAGCTGGGGGATCGCTCGGGCTATTGTCACCAATGTTCGTCAGGGTGCGATCCGTGAAGGAGCAAGCACGATCACCCAACAATTAGCCCGTATCGTTTTTTTGAGCCAAGACCGCACTATCACGCGAAAACTAAAGGAAGCAGCTCTATCTCTCAAGCTGGAGCGCCAACTCAGTAAGCAGCAGATTCTTGAACAATATCTCAACCACGTGTATCTAGGTTCCGGTGCTTATGGAGTATCGGATGCAGCTTGGATTTATTTCTCTAAAACACCTGATCAACTCACGATTCCAGAAGCTGCTTTGATAGCGGGGTTGCCTCCAGCTCCATCAATTTATTCACCACTGGTGAATCCAGGGCTGGCCATCAAGCAACGCGCGTTAGTGCTTAACCGCATGGTCCAGTCGGGATGGATAAGCCGAGATGCAGCTAAAACCGCCAGCGAGTCCCCTCTAGCACTCAAGCCAGCCACGCCAAAATATTTCAATAGCGCCGCTCCCTACTTCACCACATGGGTAGCCAAGGAGTTGCCTAAACTAGTCACACCTGAACAACTTGAAGTAGGTGGATTGAAAGTCAGAACGAGTCTCATTCTCGATTGGCAGTTTAAAGCACGCGATGTAATCCTTGAAAACGCCCCCTTCGATACCGAGGGAGTTATGGTATCGATCGAGCCCGACACCGGTCTCGTTCGGGTGATGGTAGGCGGCCGCGATTTTTCTAAAAGTCAATTCAACCGTGCTACATTGGCGCTCCGCTCGCCGGGATCTACGTTCAAGTTATTTCCTTATGCAGCAGCAATCGATCTAGGCCTTAAACCGGAGACCATTGTTGTTGACGCTCCACGCTGCTGGAACGGGTACTGTCCCAGAAATTTTGGAAAAAAGTATTTCGGGAAAATTTCCTTAGCCGACGCCTTGAAAAACTCCCTCAACACCGTGGCAGTTCAGTTGCAAGACACAGTTGGTTTTGATGCCATCATAAAAACCGCTAATCAATTTGACATAGGCACTAATCGGCCATTGGGCAAGTACTACCCGATGGCGATAGGTGCCTATGAACAGACAGTCCTCGATATGGCAGCAGCCTATGCCGGTGTTGCTAATCGTGGCATGTTTATAAAGCCAACTCCTTTTGAAGAAATCCGTGGACCGGAAGACCACGTTCTCTGGAGTCGCAGGGTAGACGGATTTCGGGGTCGGCGAGCACTCGATATTGATGTAGCCGATACTATGAACTGGATGTTTCAGCGGGTTGTGTCCGGCGGAACTGGTATTGCCGCAAAACTTGAAGATCGACAGGTAGCTGGTAAAACCGGCACCTCAGAGGGCGCACGCGACCTCTGGTTTATCGGTTCTATCCCCCAGTTGACGACGGCTGTCTGGTTTGGTCACGATAACAATCGGGAAACCAAAAGCAATAGTGGTCAAGCCGCTTGGGCCTGGAAACAATATATGTTGCAGATCGAAAAGGAAATTCCTATTCAAACATTCCCCCCCAAGCCGGTACTGAACCGTCCGTGGCGGGTGCCGGGTAAGGAAGAGTTGAAGATTACAGAGAATGAAACTGTTTATGCTGGTCGTAAACATGAGGACGAACCTACCGATTCTTCAGGGGTAATTGAGCTTGTACCTCAGGCACCATCACTTGGCAGTCCGTTTCCCCAACTGCGTCCAGCCCCTGCGCCTCCTCTCAGGGAATCTGCACAAACTTTAAAACGGAATTGGTTAAAGCCTAAAATTCAAGCGCGTTGA
- a CDS encoding MGMT family protein produces the protein MPECSFDQSVYSTVRRIPHGQLATYGQIADLMGTWGYGRQVGWALRRLRLPSDVPWHRVVNAKGRVSMSCTREGSDWIQRELLIAEGIPICLDGRLQLKKFLWHPDVPLMWTTPFNRQC, from the coding sequence ATGCCAGAATGTTCTTTTGATCAGAGTGTTTATTCCACTGTGAGGCGGATACCTCATGGCCAGCTGGCTACCTATGGACAAATAGCTGACCTGATGGGCACGTGGGGGTATGGTCGGCAAGTGGGTTGGGCGCTCAGGCGACTCCGACTACCATCTGATGTTCCCTGGCACCGCGTAGTGAATGCTAAAGGCCGAGTCTCAATGAGCTGTACTCGTGAAGGCAGTGACTGGATTCAGAGGGAGTTGCTTATTGCTGAGGGTATTCCAATTTGCCTGGATGGTCGCTTGCAATTAAAAAAATTTCTCTGGCATCCAGACGTACCGCTCATGTGGACTACTCCGTTTAACAGACAATGTTAA
- a CDS encoding TrmH family RNA methyltransferase: MPLLPRRFQRFKSVLNHRMADLTVLLEHVEKPHNLSAILRSCDAVGALEAHAVNLDGRPLRTYNSTAQGSQKWVPLNDHPDIETAVSVLRNKGFQLFGTYLGMDAKDYRDCDFTGPTAFVFGAEKWGLSHRARDLMDEILFIPMRGMVQSLNVSVATSTLLFESLRQRQIMGIAPTQGEGLQPNHYQRLLLEWSYPEVAAWCREQNKPYPALNEAGELMEELPRTVKLRY; this comes from the coding sequence ATGCCCCTGCTGCCGCGTCGGTTTCAACGATTCAAGTCTGTCTTGAATCACCGCATGGCAGATCTCACCGTGCTACTCGAGCATGTGGAGAAGCCTCATAATCTCTCTGCCATTCTGCGTAGCTGCGATGCCGTTGGGGCATTGGAAGCCCATGCTGTGAACCTAGATGGCCGGCCACTGCGCACTTATAACAGCACTGCTCAGGGCAGTCAGAAATGGGTACCCCTCAATGACCATCCCGATATAGAGACGGCTGTCAGTGTCCTGAGGAACAAAGGGTTCCAGTTGTTTGGTACCTATCTTGGGATGGATGCTAAGGACTACCGCGACTGCGACTTCACCGGTCCAACAGCCTTTGTTTTTGGAGCTGAAAAATGGGGGCTAAGCCATCGAGCTCGGGATCTGATGGATGAAATTCTATTTATTCCAATGCGAGGTATGGTGCAGTCTCTGAATGTCTCCGTTGCTACGTCTACACTCCTTTTTGAGTCATTGCGACAGCGGCAAATTATGGGGATAGCACCCACTCAAGGAGAGGGGCTTCAGCCAAACCATTACCAGCGGCTGCTACTTGAATGGTCTTATCCAGAAGTTGCCGCCTGGTGTCGTGAGCAAAACAAGCCCTACCCAGCTCTCAATGAAGCCGGGGAGCTCATGGAAGAGCTGCCGCGTACGGTCAAGCTTCGCTATTAA